The following are encoded in a window of Strigops habroptila isolate Jane chromosome 9, bStrHab1.2.pri, whole genome shotgun sequence genomic DNA:
- the TMEM35A gene encoding transmembrane protein 35A, translated as MASPRTITIVALSVALGLFFVFMGTIKLTPRLSRDAYNEMKRAYKSYVRALPMLKKMGVSSILLRKSIGALEVACGIVMTLVPGRPKDVANFLLLLLVLAVLFFHQLVGDPLKRYAHALVFGILLTCRLLIARQPEEQPPEKRILSVNGDEQPLINEAAPEKGKMKVS; from the exons ATGGCATCCCCCAGGACTATCACCATAGTCGCCCTCTCGGTGGCCCTGGGGCTCTTCTTCGTCTTTATGGGGACCATCAAACTGACCCCTCGGCTCAGCAGAGATGCCTACAATGAGATG aaacgAGCATACAAAAGCTACGTGCGGGCTCTCCCCATGCTGAAGAAGATGGGAGtcagctccatcctcctccGCAAGAGCATTGGTGCCCTAGAAGTGGCGTGTGGCATTGTCATGACACTGGTGCCTGGTCGCCCCAAAGACGTGGCCaactttctcctccttctccttgtGCTGGCTGTGCTCTTTTTCCACCAGCTAGTGGGGGATCCACTCAAGCGTTATGCCCATGCTCTAGTCTTTGGGATCCTGCTTACCTGTCGCCTGCTGATTGCTCGCCAGCCGGAGGAGCAGCCGCCAGAAAAGAGGATCCTGTCAGTGAACGGGGATGAACAGCCACTCATCAATGAAGCAGCTCCTGAGAAAGGCAAAATGAAGGTATCCTAG